One genomic region from Lathamus discolor isolate bLatDis1 chromosome 9, bLatDis1.hap1, whole genome shotgun sequence encodes:
- the LOC136019402 gene encoding glutamine amidotransferase-like class 1 domain-containing protein 3, mitochondrial yields MGKRVAVVLAGCGVYDGSEIHESSAVLVHLSREGAQAEVYAPDVDQMHVVDHVKGQPTQEKRNVLVESARIARGNIKDLAKLDVKGLDALIIPGGFGVAKNLSTWATQGKNCVISKAVEDVLKAFHAARKPIGLCCISPVLAAKIFPGCELTVGHDTECEKWPYAKTAETMKELGCKHVNKHVTEIHVDVKNKLVTTSAFMCNAPIHDIYDGIGKMVKEVVRLA; encoded by the exons ATGGGAAAGCGAGTGGCCGTGGTGCTGGCTGGCTGCGGGGTGTATGATGGGAGTGAGATCCACGAGTCCTCGGCCGTGCTGGTGCATCTCAGCAGGGAAGGGGCACAG GCAGAGGTTTATGCTCCTGATGTAGATCAGATGCATGTGGTGGACCATGTGAAAGGGCAGCCAACTCAGGAGAAGCGCAATGTGCTGGTTGAAAGTGCCAGGATAGCCCGAGGTAACATCAAGGACCTAGCCAAGCTGGATGTCAAGGGGCTGGATGCTCTCATCATACCAG GTGGCTTTGGAGTGGCTAAAAACCTGAGTACTTGGGCTACACAAGGCAAGAACTGCGTCATCTCCAAAGCGGTGGAGGATGTCCTGAAGGCATTCCACGCTGCCAGGAAGCCCATTGGCCTGTGCTGCATTTCCCCAGTGCTGGCAGCCAAGATCTTCCCAGGCTGTGAGCTGACAGTGGGTCATGACACAGAGTGTGAGAA ATGGCCTTACGCCAAGACTGCAGAGACCATGAAGGAACTTGGTTGTAAGCACGTGAACAAACACGTCACTGAAATCCACGTGGATGTGAAGAACAAGCTGGTGACCACCAGTGCCTTCATGTGCAACGCCCCCATCCACGACATCTACGACGGCATTGGAAAGATGGTCAAAGAAGTGGTCAGACTTGCCTGA